Proteins from a single region of Corylus avellana chromosome ca11, CavTom2PMs-1.0:
- the LOC132166360 gene encoding uncharacterized protein LOC132166360, which translates to MAITGSETHSTNTKAPPSMEVLSVKCDSCGFTEECTPAYILRVRDRYQGRWICGLCVEAVKDEVLRSDRLISTEEALNRHITFYKKFRSSRSLKEAEHEHPISAMGRLLRRSLDCPRPLRSSSSTDLHVVQRVPSSGLVRSGSCVPSLSR; encoded by the coding sequence ATGGCTATCACAGGCTCCGAGACTCACTCAACCAACACCAAAGCCCCTCCTTCAATGGAAGTCTTGTCGGTAAAATGTGACTCCTGCGGGTTCACGGAAGAGTGTACCCCTGCATACATTCTTCGCGTCCGGGACAGGTACCAAGGGCGATGGATATGTGGGCTTTGCGTTGAAGCCGTGAAAGACGAGGTGCTGAGATCAGACAGGCTCATCTCCACCGAGGAAGCGCTCAATCGCCACATCACTTTCTACAAGAAGTTCAGATCCTCGCGTTCGCTGAAAGAGGCAGAGCATGAGCACCCTATCTCTGCCATGGGCAGACTTCTCAGGCGAAGCTTGGACTGCCCAAGACCGCTCCGGTCCAGTTCCAGCACTGATTTGCATGTGGTTCAAAGGGTTCCTAGTTCGGGTCTGGTTCGGTCCGGAAGTTGTGTCCCTTCTCTTTCCCGTTGA